One Xenopus tropicalis strain Nigerian chromosome 8, UCB_Xtro_10.0, whole genome shotgun sequence genomic window carries:
- the LOC116406535 gene encoding cyclin-O protein B-like, with protein sequence MMETLSVGKRKRIREEEEEQEEEIISPGCSPEFKRAKPQGDLRGTSTPTAEEPVPEGEPWNTLTNLADALQTFREYGEECYLYKKGLEGGYQLENFLENQKEINAASWNHITTLMINVHRYLRLDFQTLCLGINFLERYVSCTPTDPDTLTRVGATCLYMAYKVAELRYPLPPKLFLPLFDYRMTPAEMRHLERTILRKLLFRLGVPTIDFFLEHFSLLRLTKEECSPAQLTRAAKSLTAARGIAALCLNQHQDFYMHKPSLMALCCLNVADKIYSYNNPVKVAPTDYPEHQIEECMEKICHLVSIGHYFLHPLLPGVYPAIFPAFNPPTTRPAATPTNQHLPEGRERTPEVASTSRDAAGSQHLEMAERSSHSQDMEGAGYVLHNTYWPTDPYRQVYMHPYMPTPPYWHPYMPPVSYWHPYMHTLPYLHPYGYIFPY encoded by the coding sequence ATGATGGAGACTCTGAGCGTTGGAAAGCGAAAAAGAataagagaagaagaagaagagcaaGAAGAGGAGATCATTTCCCCTGGGTGCAGCCCTGAATTCAAAAGGGCCAAGCCCCAGGGTGATCTGCGTGGGACCAGCACCCCTACAGCTGAGGAACCGGTGCCAGAGGGGGAGCCATGGAACACCCTGACCAACCTGGCTGATGCCCTGCAGACCTTCAGGGAGTATGGAGAGGAGTGTTACCTCTATAAAAAAGGCCTGGAGGGAGGTTATCAGCTGGAAAATTTCCTAGAAaatcaaaaggaaataaatgctgCATCCTGGAACCACATCACCACCCTAATGATTAATGTGCACAGGTACCTGAGATTGGACTTTCAGACCCTGTGCCTGGGTATAAACTTCCTGGAGCGGTATGTGTCCTGCACTCCTACTGACCCCGACACCCTAACAAGAGTGGGAGCCACTTGCCTCTACATGGCTTACAAAGTGGCTGAATTAcggtaccccctcccccccaaactcTTCCTACCTCTGTTTGACTACAGAATGACACCAGCTGAAATGCGTCACCTGGAGAGAACCATCCTAAGGAAGTTGCTGTTTCGCCTGGGGGTACCAACCATCGATTTCTTTTTGGAGCACTTCTCCCTGTTGAGACTGACCAAGGAGGAGTGTTCCCCTGCCCAGCTCACAAGAGCAGCCAAAAGCCTAACAGCTGCCCGAGGCATCGCAGCACTGTGCCTGAACCAACATCAAGACTTCTACATGCACAAACCATCTCTCATGGCACTGTGCTGTCTCAATGTGGCAGATAAAATCTATTCTTATAACAACCCTGTCAAAGTGGCCCCCACTGACTACCCAGAACACCAAATTGAGGAGTGCATGGAAAAGATCTGCCATCTAGTCTCTATAGGCCACTATTTTTTACATCCGCTTCTGCCAGGAGTTTATCCAgcaatctttccagcttttaatccTCCCACCACAAGGCCTGCAGCAACACCTACCAACCAACATCTACCTGAAGGCAGAGAGAGAACACCAGAGGTGGCATCAACATCTAGGGACGCAGCAGGTTCCCAGCACTTAGAGATGGCAGAAAGATCCAGCCATTCTCAGGACATGGAAGGGGCCGGTTATGTGCTACACAACACATACTGGCCCACTGATCCATACAGGCAAGTATACATGCACCCCTACATGCCAACACCTccatactggcacccatacatgccccCAGTTtcctactggcacccatacatgcatACACTGCCATACCTTCACCCATACGGATACATATTTCCTTACTGA